From the Selenomonas timonae genome, one window contains:
- a CDS encoding IS1182 family transposase → MSMQQILHKDYTSYGGTFQPSLPLNFEFQIKKDDPVRLLLHCIHQMDLTPLYRSFRRAERNLVSPHQLLAILIYAYMNQIYSSRRIEEVCLRDIHFMYLLEGQPAPDHTTIARFRRDHFAPCAKEILAQMAQFLASVGAISFENLFVDGTKIEAVAGKYTFVWKKGVAKNRTKLMEKLDTFLAGVEKEFGIHLRRGSEIRLHHLKRLRRRLKRIQKEQNIIFVYGSGRRKTVLQRTMETLDSYISRLKDYTKKLHICGERNSFSKTDYEATFMRMKEDAMKNGQLKPAYNLQYGVEASFIVWAGVYPNPTDTRTLIPFLEDFHAHIGKRSRKLVADAGYESEENYLYLREKGQASYIKPNNYEVSKKRKWKQDIGRRENMNYLAAEDVYRCAEGRRLVVTGTRRTKSARGYVSEKTMYTCTDCNGCERKKQCIHGNHSKIPMEERTKRLEVAKVFQRERAKNLARTKSTEGIVLRMNRSIQAEGVFAQIKGAFGFRRFLTRGRANVLGETILLALAHNVFKLHQKIQSGTLERHLVSLREAA, encoded by the coding sequence ATGAGTATGCAACAAATTTTACATAAGGATTATACATCCTACGGAGGCACATTTCAACCCAGCCTCCCCCTCAACTTTGAATTTCAAATCAAGAAGGACGATCCCGTTCGCCTCCTGCTCCACTGCATCCATCAAATGGATCTTACACCACTGTACAGGAGCTTTCGGCGTGCCGAGCGGAATCTCGTATCACCGCATCAGCTGCTTGCCATCCTCATCTACGCATACATGAATCAAATCTACAGTTCCCGCCGCATCGAGGAGGTATGCCTAAGGGACATCCACTTCATGTATCTGCTCGAAGGGCAACCCGCACCGGATCACACAACCATTGCCCGTTTTCGCAGGGATCACTTTGCCCCCTGCGCCAAGGAGATTCTGGCACAAATGGCACAGTTTCTTGCATCCGTTGGAGCCATCTCGTTTGAGAACCTCTTTGTCGACGGTACAAAGATCGAAGCCGTTGCGGGCAAGTACACCTTCGTTTGGAAAAAAGGCGTTGCAAAGAACCGTACCAAACTCATGGAGAAACTCGACACCTTTCTTGCCGGCGTAGAAAAAGAGTTCGGTATTCACCTGCGCCGTGGCTCTGAGATTCGCCTGCACCATCTGAAACGTCTGCGCCGACGTTTGAAACGCATCCAAAAAGAGCAAAACATCATCTTCGTTTACGGGAGTGGAAGACGAAAGACCGTGCTTCAGCGTACCATGGAGACATTGGACTCTTACATCAGCCGTCTGAAGGACTACACAAAGAAACTGCACATCTGTGGGGAGCGCAACAGCTTTTCCAAGACAGATTATGAAGCAACCTTCATGCGGATGAAAGAAGATGCAATGAAGAACGGTCAGTTAAAGCCGGCATATAATCTGCAATATGGCGTGGAGGCATCCTTTATCGTATGGGCAGGTGTTTACCCGAACCCAACAGATACACGGACACTCATCCCGTTTTTGGAGGATTTTCATGCACACATCGGAAAAAGGAGCCGAAAACTCGTCGCCGATGCAGGATATGAGAGTGAGGAGAACTACCTGTATTTGAGGGAAAAGGGACAGGCCTCCTACATCAAGCCGAACAACTACGAAGTGAGCAAGAAGCGCAAATGGAAGCAGGACATCGGGCGGCGGGAGAACATGAACTACCTTGCGGCGGAGGATGTCTACCGGTGCGCTGAGGGGCGGCGACTTGTTGTGACGGGGACGCGCAGGACAAAGAGTGCGCGCGGGTATGTGAGCGAAAAGACCATGTACACGTGTACCGACTGCAACGGCTGCGAAAGAAAGAAGCAGTGCATCCATGGCAACCACAGCAAGATACCAATGGAGGAACGAACCAAGAGATTGGAGGTTGCCAAGGTCTTTCAACGAGAGCGTGCAAAGAACCTTGCACGGACCAAGAGCACGGAAGGAATCGTCCTGCGGATGAACCGCAGTATCCAAGCAGAGGGTGTCTTTGCACAGATCAAGGGAGCCTTTGGATTTCGCCGCTTTCTTACGAGGGGGCGTGCGAATGTCTTGGGTGAGACGATTCTGCTGGCACTGGCACACAACGTCTTCAAACTGCATCAAAAGATACAGAGCGGCACGTTGGAGCGGCATCTGGTATCATTGAGAGAAGCGGCATAA
- the aepY gene encoding phosphonopyruvate decarboxylase yields MNVNDFISALGTEFYAGVPDSKLRPLVDCLMDMYGANSPTHMIAANEGNAAALAAGYHLATGKTPLVYLQNSGLGNIVNPLLSLLHEEVYGIPCIFVIGWRGEPDLHDEPQHLVQGRLSLPLLETMGVHTMVLTQETTPADVAQWIEKQRTHLAAGGQCALLVCDGALTYPKRKYTNDFPLRREEAIATILAAAGDPIIVATTGKTGRELFELREARGEDHAHDFLTVGSMGHAAAIALGIALHRPEWRVIVLDGDGAALMHMGAMATIGAAAPTNLVHILLNNEAHESVGGAPTAAHSVNFPAIAAALGYQAIQTADTKDDLTCALAELQTADVLSFLEIRTAIGSRADLGRPTTTPHENKEALMQTLQG; encoded by the coding sequence ATGAACGTCAATGATTTTATCTCTGCACTCGGTACGGAGTTCTACGCGGGCGTGCCGGACTCGAAGCTGCGCCCGCTCGTCGACTGTCTGATGGATATGTACGGCGCGAATAGCCCCACGCATATGATCGCCGCAAACGAGGGGAATGCAGCGGCGCTCGCGGCGGGCTATCACCTCGCGACGGGCAAGACGCCGCTCGTCTACCTACAGAACAGCGGGCTCGGCAACATCGTCAACCCCCTGCTCTCCCTGCTACATGAGGAGGTCTACGGCATCCCCTGCATCTTTGTCATTGGCTGGCGCGGCGAGCCCGATCTCCACGATGAGCCGCAGCATCTCGTGCAGGGGCGGCTCAGCCTACCACTGCTCGAGACGATGGGCGTTCATACGATGGTGCTCACGCAGGAGACAACGCCTGCAGATGTTGCACAGTGGATCGAGAAGCAACGCACGCATCTCGCGGCAGGCGGGCAGTGCGCCCTTCTTGTATGCGATGGGGCGCTCACGTATCCGAAGCGGAAATATACAAATGACTTCCCCCTGCGCCGTGAGGAGGCAATCGCCACGATCCTTGCTGCCGCGGGAGACCCCATTATTGTCGCGACCACGGGAAAAACGGGGCGTGAACTCTTCGAGCTGAGGGAGGCGCGCGGTGAGGATCATGCCCATGACTTTCTCACCGTCGGCTCAATGGGCCATGCAGCGGCAATCGCCCTCGGCATCGCACTCCACCGCCCGGAGTGGCGCGTGATCGTGCTCGACGGCGACGGCGCCGCACTCATGCACATGGGTGCAATGGCAACCATCGGTGCAGCCGCCCCGACGAATCTCGTGCACATCCTCCTCAACAACGAGGCACACGAGAGCGTCGGCGGTGCACCGACGGCAGCACACAGTGTCAACTTCCCCGCCATCGCTGCGGCCCTCGGCTATCAGGCGATACAGACGGCAGATACAAAGGATGACCTTACGTGCGCGCTTGCCGAACTCCAAACCGCTGACGTGCTCTCCTTCCTGGAGATACGCACAGCAATCGGCTCACGCGCCGATCTCGGCCGCCCCACCACGACACCGCATGAAAACAAAGAAGCCCTGATGCAGACGCTGCAGGGATGA
- a CDS encoding sulfatase-like hydrolase/transferase: MSQIDGKDGRMTDDFTIFWRNNERASALFYDLLARSERGAYDDDFLVQLAAYREAAPESERADIFAAQYLLHHGDAETATLCAERSYRVRPMSPAVWEILARSYKTLGRYTDALVMQGYLTGCGIPLALNLPRAALNTHALDRLSIAMSAPSYAPFGTRMGYNPEEGLVERDALFLGETLPVSSHIEPPYYVGVYAEQGMQGDHVWQIDALRNAPGLSYFGGGDFTFDLIRAQQVPGRADLQLAPQEEVILPVLGTVLPLLDVQEAQQLRIQTDELDDTAWLNIGTPNFFRLNQSATLSSAQDFVVGIPIHIGHSPTRRRFVLNLLIDALPWTVLRDSFADKMPQTHRFFEKGTIFDQCFSVAEYTYPSIAAIETGMYPQHSGIFNDRFTIDLRPDDVTISERARTAGYATAQLMGFGGGVYNGIARGYDRLIVSMYRAQIYEGVERVIRHLEAFPDIDHFLLLHASEVHPYPSPLYQLPSSVQAHLSLAERVTEAPSMPSPYMRPNAVSQCAFWQSIRDTDRALGTLFAYLEQHYAPEDYLVNLYSDHGVAIFSEPHDIVGTHLTGAAWMMRGAGVPAGVIADELTSTVDIYPALSHLLGFPVGGNVDGVLPKIFGGTGREVAFSNSLYPTKPYFLAARSLTHVLRLNTEEAVLTDGTVNLEGACVAIYPRTHEGELGYEIDSPELRAFFYPRVREFLQGIGNNGEMFPLPEEM, from the coding sequence ATGAGCCAAATCGACGGAAAGGACGGCCGTATGACGGACGATTTCACCATATTCTGGCGAAATAACGAGCGCGCCTCTGCGCTCTTTTACGATCTCCTCGCGCGCTCGGAGCGCGGCGCATACGACGATGATTTCCTCGTGCAGCTCGCGGCATATCGAGAGGCTGCACCGGAATCCGAGCGTGCGGACATCTTTGCTGCACAGTATCTCCTCCATCACGGAGATGCGGAGACCGCAACGCTCTGTGCCGAGCGATCCTATCGCGTCCGTCCCATGAGCCCCGCCGTCTGGGAGATACTTGCCCGTTCGTACAAGACGCTCGGCCGCTATACAGATGCGCTCGTCATGCAGGGCTATCTGACCGGCTGCGGCATCCCCCTCGCGCTCAATCTTCCGCGCGCAGCATTGAACACACATGCACTCGACCGTCTCTCTATTGCCATGTCCGCGCCGTCCTACGCTCCATTTGGCACGCGCATGGGCTATAACCCGGAGGAGGGACTGGTCGAGCGCGACGCGCTTTTTCTCGGCGAGACGCTGCCCGTCAGCTCCCACATCGAACCGCCCTACTACGTCGGCGTCTATGCAGAGCAGGGGATGCAGGGCGATCACGTGTGGCAGATCGACGCGCTCCGCAACGCACCAGGTCTCTCCTATTTCGGCGGCGGCGACTTCACATTCGATCTCATCCGTGCACAGCAGGTGCCAGGGCGTGCCGATCTGCAGCTTGCTCCGCAGGAGGAGGTGATCCTCCCCGTCCTCGGAACAGTTCTCCCTCTGCTGGATGTGCAGGAGGCACAGCAGCTTCGCATACAGACGGACGAGCTGGATGATACGGCATGGCTGAACATCGGAACGCCGAATTTCTTCCGTCTGAATCAGAGTGCGACACTCTCTTCGGCGCAGGATTTTGTCGTTGGTATACCGATCCATATCGGGCACAGTCCCACGCGGCGCAGATTCGTGCTAAACCTCCTCATTGACGCACTCCCTTGGACTGTGCTGCGCGACTCTTTTGCCGACAAAATGCCGCAGACCCACCGTTTTTTTGAGAAGGGAACGATCTTCGATCAGTGCTTCTCCGTGGCGGAGTACACCTATCCGTCAATCGCTGCGATCGAGACGGGAATGTATCCGCAGCACAGCGGCATCTTCAATGACAGATTCACCATCGATCTTCGTCCCGATGATGTGACGATCTCGGAGCGAGCGCGGACGGCGGGCTATGCGACAGCGCAGCTGATGGGATTTGGAGGCGGGGTATACAACGGCATTGCGCGCGGTTATGACCGCCTCATTGTCTCCATGTACCGCGCACAGATCTATGAGGGTGTCGAGCGCGTCATTCGCCATCTGGAGGCATTTCCCGATATCGACCATTTTCTCCTGCTTCACGCAAGCGAGGTGCATCCGTATCCGTCGCCGCTCTATCAGCTCCCAAGTAGCGTACAGGCGCATCTCTCCCTCGCAGAGCGCGTCACAGAGGCTCCGTCTATGCCCAGTCCCTATATGCGCCCGAACGCGGTGAGTCAGTGTGCATTTTGGCAGAGCATCCGCGATACGGATCGTGCGCTCGGTACGCTCTTCGCCTATCTTGAGCAGCACTATGCGCCCGAAGACTACCTCGTGAATCTCTACTCCGATCATGGGGTTGCCATCTTCAGTGAGCCACACGACATTGTGGGCACGCATCTGACGGGGGCGGCATGGATGATGCGCGGCGCGGGTGTGCCCGCGGGTGTCATCGCGGATGAGCTCACGAGTACGGTGGATATCTACCCTGCACTCAGTCATCTCCTCGGCTTTCCCGTCGGCGGAAATGTGGACGGTGTGCTGCCCAAAATATTCGGCGGTACGGGTCGTGAGGTCGCATTCAGTAACTCGCTCTATCCGACGAAGCCCTACTTCCTCGCGGCGCGCTCCCTGACACATGTACTTCGTCTCAATACGGAGGAGGCGGTTCTCACGGACGGCACGGTCAATCTCGAAGGAGCATGCGTCGCCATCTACCCGCGCACGCATGAAGGAGAGCTTGGCTATGAGATCGACAGCCCGGAACTGCGTGCATTCTTCTATCCGCGCGTGCGGGAATTCCTGCAGGGGATCGGAAACAACGGAGAAATGTTCCCCCTGCCGGAGGAAATGTAG